The following proteins come from a genomic window of Dreissena polymorpha isolate Duluth1 chromosome 1, UMN_Dpol_1.0, whole genome shotgun sequence:
- the LOC127845680 gene encoding visual pigment-like receptor peropsin: MGIALNGLTMGVFAKNPKMINVNTFFTIAIIVNGFMSSALAYIPVIIAEFSGHWLVHLSEASCISEAFIVYYFGISSMFYHVCIAYIRYLAIVAVPVIIAHVEKWRVALAFAVCQLISLLLAVSPLLGLGSYGLEAHGTSCGLAWNDRSRTGLGYLMLIGIVCFVVPTTFMGVCYEDHQNGKME; encoded by the coding sequence ATGGGAATCGCTTTGAACGGCCTAACCATGGGAGTTTTCGCGAAGAATCCGAAAATGATCAACGTCAACACGTTTTTCACAATAGCAATCATCGTCAACGGCTTTATGAGCTCCGCTTTAGCCTATATTCCCGTAATCATCGCGGAGTTTTCCGGACATTGGTTAGTGCACTTGTCAGAAGCATCGTGCATATCCGAAGCGTTCATTGTCTATTACTTCGGAATATCCTCCATGTTCTATCACGTATGCATCGCTTATATCCGCTACCTGGCTATAGTGGCTGTGCCAGTCATTATTGCGCATGTCGAAAAATGGCGGGTCGCTCTAGCGTTCGCAGTGTGCCAGCTCATCTCCTTGCTTCTCGCGGTCTCGCCGCTACTCGGGCTCGGGTCATATGGGCTTGAGGCCCACGGGACTAGCTGCGGGCTCGCCTGGAATGACCGGAGTCGCACAGGCCTGGGCTATTTGATGCTCATCGGAATCGTGTGCTTCGTCGTACCGACGACTTTCATGGGCGTCTGCTATGAGGATCATCAAAACGGTAAGATGGAATGA